In Paraflavitalea devenefica, the following are encoded in one genomic region:
- a CDS encoding cytochrome c oxidase subunit 3: MNIVSSRQQKIHPHKFTLWIAIGSIIMMFAGLTSAYIVKGEQPGWSTVVVPKIFYYSTAVMLISSFTMQVALKAFKERSMQQYRSLITVTAVLGLLFITMQVIGFKQLYHSGIKLEGGSGAGQFLYIIFGLHAVHVLGGAIALLIMFFKAFSAKIRNYNAVPVEVVSTYWHFVDLLWVYLFVFFLIKG, translated from the coding sequence ATGAATATCGTGAGTTCGCGCCAACAAAAAATCCATCCCCACAAGTTTACCTTGTGGATTGCCATCGGCAGCATCATTATGATGTTTGCAGGGCTTACCAGTGCCTATATCGTAAAAGGCGAGCAACCCGGATGGAGCACAGTGGTAGTGCCAAAGATCTTTTATTATTCAACGGCGGTAATGCTCATCAGCAGTTTCACCATGCAGGTAGCGCTGAAAGCGTTTAAAGAGCGCAGCATGCAGCAATACCGCAGCCTGATCACGGTGACCGCTGTATTGGGCTTATTGTTCATCACCATGCAGGTGATCGGCTTTAAGCAGCTATACCATTCCGGCATTAAGCTGGAAGGCGGGTCGGGAGCTGGACAGTTCCTTTATATCATTTTCGGCCTGCATGCCGTACACGTATTGGGGGGAGCTATCGCTTTACTCATTATGTTCTTTAAGGCGTTCAGCGCAAAGATCAGGAACTACAATGCAGTGCCTGTAGAAGTGGTAAGCACTTACTGGCATTTTGTAGACCTGTTGTGGGTATACCTGTTCGTTTTCTTCCTGATCAAGGGGTAG
- a CDS encoding cytochrome c oxidase subunit 3, with protein sequence MAQAVPANQKWWGGGRSPFNVEYGKLMMWYFLMSDAFTFGAFLIAYGTVRFSSNGWPDPNEVFSSFPFAGHTHMPLVFVSVMTFILIMSSVTMVLAVGAGHSNDRKSVLKWLFWTIIGGIAFLGCQAWEWTHLYHQGAWWGKNPFHNFGGTEASTNFTNFFFTITGFHGFHVFSGVIINIIMFIMTYRGVFDRRGHYLMIEKAGLYWHFVDLVWVFVFTCFYLF encoded by the coding sequence ATGGCACAAGCAGTACCAGCGAATCAAAAATGGTGGGGTGGCGGAAGAAGTCCCTTCAATGTGGAATATGGCAAGCTGATGATGTGGTATTTTTTGATGAGTGATGCCTTTACCTTTGGCGCATTCCTGATTGCATATGGCACCGTTCGCTTCTCCAGCAATGGCTGGCCCGACCCGAATGAGGTGTTCTCTTCTTTCCCTTTCGCAGGCCACACGCATATGCCCCTGGTATTTGTGAGTGTAATGACCTTCATCCTCATCATGAGTTCTGTAACCATGGTGCTGGCCGTAGGCGCTGGTCATAGCAATGACCGTAAGAGTGTATTAAAATGGTTATTCTGGACAATCATAGGCGGTATTGCCTTCCTGGGCTGCCAGGCATGGGAATGGACGCACTTGTATCACCAGGGCGCCTGGTGGGGTAAGAATCCTTTCCATAATTTCGGCGGTACAGAAGCTTCTACCAACTTCACCAACTTCTTTTTCACCATCACCGGTTTCCATGGTTTCCACGTATTCTCCGGGGTTATCATCAACATCATCATGTTTATCATGACTTACAGAGGGGTATTTGACCGCAGGGGCCATTACCTGATGATTGAAAAAGCTGGTTTATACTGGCACTTTGTAGACCTGGTATGGGTATTTGTATTCACTTGCTTCTACCTGTTCTAA
- a CDS encoding cytochrome C oxidase subunit IV family protein, protein MEKFETPHTAEHGHEEKHSFDTKAIWRTFWILLVITCIELIVGMFIAPHFHSLKLMFNILYIIFTAAKAFYIIAEFMHLRHEIKNMIMTIAIPALLFIWFIAAFLWDGNSYKNLRNDYDRHHKEQSTVPVEKKAAGHGEHAEESHKPESVH, encoded by the coding sequence ATGGAAAAGTTTGAAACACCACATACTGCGGAGCACGGACATGAGGAAAAACACAGCTTCGATACAAAAGCTATCTGGAGAACATTCTGGATCTTATTGGTGATCACCTGTATTGAGCTGATCGTGGGTATGTTCATCGCGCCCCACTTTCATTCCCTGAAACTGATGTTTAATATCCTGTACATCATTTTCACTGCTGCCAAGGCGTTCTATATCATTGCCGAGTTCATGCACCTGCGTCATGAGATCAAGAATATGATCATGACCATTGCCATACCTGCGCTGTTGTTCATCTGGTTCATTGCCGCCTTCCTTTGGGATGGCAACTCCTACAAGAACCTCCGGAATGACTATGACCGCCACCACAAAGAGCAAAGTACTGTTCCGGTAGAGAAAAAAGCTGCCGGCCATGGCGAGCATGCGGAAGAAAGCCACAAGCCTGAGTCTGTTCACTAA
- a CDS encoding SCO family protein: MSQKALLALCIAILLPVASYFIVKSVSRDAVNMPRKFYPEDTIDTVINGKKVTDTVWYQLPNATFTNQLGNQVSLDELRGRIIIADFFFTRCPSICPSLTRNMKGLQESLKMKDITKRIDTTFVQFLSFSVDPERDSVPVLKKYADKFGVNHDVWWMLTGPKKQIYDFILHDIRLPAQDGGTVDSLFIHTEKFVLIDKQGIIRGYYNGLDSAALSKLAEDLTLLMLEKDKRKPSPVLAELLSLWPIFLMVIAGVALFVWVVRRPRLNTK, translated from the coding sequence GTGAGCCAGAAAGCATTGTTAGCCTTGTGTATTGCCATCCTGCTGCCGGTAGCCAGTTATTTTATTGTAAAGTCGGTTAGCCGGGATGCTGTTAATATGCCTCGCAAGTTTTATCCGGAAGACACTATTGATACTGTGATCAATGGTAAAAAGGTAACGGATACTGTTTGGTACCAGTTGCCCAATGCTACCTTCACCAATCAACTGGGCAACCAGGTATCGCTGGATGAACTGCGCGGACGTATTATTATTGCCGATTTCTTTTTTACGCGCTGTCCTTCTATCTGTCCTTCCCTGACCCGTAATATGAAAGGCCTGCAGGAAAGCCTGAAGATGAAAGATATCACGAAACGTATTGATACTACTTTTGTGCAATTCCTGTCTTTCAGTGTAGATCCCGAAAGAGACTCGGTACCGGTGCTTAAGAAGTATGCTGATAAATTCGGGGTGAACCATGATGTGTGGTGGATGCTTACAGGCCCCAAGAAACAGATCTATGATTTTATCCTGCACGATATCAGGCTTCCCGCCCAGGATGGAGGCACAGTAGACTCTCTTTTTATTCATACGGAGAAGTTTGTGCTCATTGATAAGCAGGGTATCATCCGCGGTTATTACAATGGACTGGATTCAGCCGCTTTATCCAAACTGGCGGAAGATCTCACCCTGCTCATGCTGGAAAAAGACAAGAGAAAGCCCTCTCCGGTACTGGCTGAATTGCTTTCGCTGTGGCCCATTTTCCTGATGGTGATAGCCGGCGTGGCCCTATTCGTATGGGTGGTGCGCAGACCCCGATTAAACACGAAATAG
- a CDS encoding DUF420 domain-containing protein codes for MLAPVLEKNDKKAWWLIGIFSFVVFAAVVVLGRVKLDVDPGFDIHVFAKANAIINSAVTLLLAVGLITVKQRKYELHKKIMFTAMILSVLFLVSYICHHLLAGDTKFGDLDHDGVVSEAEKAKVTGLRTFYYIILGTHIPLAAIILPFVLFTAYRAMIAEFPRHKKLARITWPIWFYVSVTGVLVYLLISPYY; via the coding sequence ATGTTAGCTCCTGTATTGGAAAAAAATGACAAAAAGGCCTGGTGGCTTATCGGTATCTTTTCCTTCGTGGTATTTGCTGCTGTGGTGGTGCTTGGCCGCGTGAAACTGGATGTGGACCCTGGCTTTGATATCCATGTTTTTGCCAAAGCCAATGCGATCATCAATTCCGCAGTAACGTTGTTGCTGGCAGTGGGGCTGATAACAGTAAAGCAGCGGAAATATGAGCTGCACAAAAAGATCATGTTTACGGCCATGATCTTATCCGTTCTCTTTCTTGTTTCTTACATCTGTCATCACCTGCTGGCCGGTGATACAAAGTTTGGCGACCTCGATCATGATGGTGTAGTAAGTGAAGCAGAAAAAGCCAAGGTGACTGGGTTGCGTACCTTTTACTATATCATTCTCGGAACACATATTCCCCTGGCCGCCATCATACTGCCTTTTGTATTGTTTACAGCCTATCGTGCGATGATAGCTGAATTTCCCAGGCATAAAAAGCTGGCGCGTATTACCTGGCCCATATGGTTTTATGTTTCTGTTACCGGTGTGCTGGTGTACCTGCTCATCAGTCCGTATTATTGA
- a CDS encoding MGMT family protein, whose product MATRKTTVRPVKKEKLASITPAGRKDNTFFELVFEVARQIPKGRVTSYGAIAACLGAKSSSRMVGWAMHGADKVKPKIPAHRVVNRNGMLSGKHHFATPTRMKELLEKEGIKVKKDTVVNFKQLFWDPAKELI is encoded by the coding sequence ATGGCTACACGCAAGACAACGGTCAGGCCGGTTAAAAAAGAGAAACTGGCCAGTATTACACCCGCCGGGCGTAAAGACAATACTTTTTTCGAACTGGTATTTGAAGTAGCCCGGCAAATACCCAAGGGACGCGTTACTTCCTATGGCGCTATTGCAGCCTGCCTGGGCGCTAAATCTTCCTCACGTATGGTGGGCTGGGCCATGCATGGCGCTGATAAGGTGAAACCTAAAATACCTGCCCACCGCGTGGTGAACCGGAATGGCATGTTGAGCGGCAAGCATCATTTTGCCACCCCCACCCGCATGAAAGAGTTGTTGGAGAAAGAAGGTATTAAAGTGAAGAAAGATACCGTGGTAAATTTTAAGCAACTGTTCTGGGACCCTGCTAAAGAACTGATCTAA
- a CDS encoding DUF5522 domain-containing protein, whose translation MKKTLTEGVDYYYNEQGYMVFTARYHLERGQCCGNGCLHCPYDYRNVPEPRRTELLNKRKQDGYTQDNGQAG comes from the coding sequence GTGAAGAAGACTCTGACAGAAGGCGTTGATTATTATTATAATGAGCAGGGATACATGGTGTTTACAGCCCGGTATCACCTGGAGCGGGGACAATGTTGCGGCAATGGTTGTTTACATTGTCCCTATGATTATAGGAACGTTCCTGAACCACGCCGTACTGAACTACTCAATAAAAGAAAACAGGATGGCTACACGCAAGACAACGGTCAGGCCGGTTAA
- the trmB gene encoding tRNA (guanosine(46)-N7)-methyltransferase TrmB, with the protein MGQKKLVRFAEMATFPNVLQYPENMPGRWAAFFKNENPIVLELACGKGEYAVGLGRLFPDKNFLGIDLKGNRIWVGAKKALQEQLGNVAFLRTQIDQIASYFAPGEVSEIWITFPDPQLRTGKAKKRLTHPKFLRLYQQILKPGGYINLKTDSPNLYRFTKWVIDLHELPVMQDSDDVYGSDNVSEVLKIKTHYESLDIAQSNRIHYLQFSLPATPLPDKNDALKELLREEDSDRRR; encoded by the coding sequence ATGGGTCAAAAGAAACTGGTACGCTTTGCAGAGATGGCCACCTTCCCCAATGTGCTGCAATACCCGGAAAATATGCCGGGACGGTGGGCGGCGTTTTTTAAAAATGAGAATCCCATCGTGCTGGAGCTGGCCTGCGGCAAAGGGGAATATGCGGTAGGATTGGGCAGGCTGTTTCCGGATAAGAACTTCCTGGGCATAGACCTGAAAGGTAACCGCATCTGGGTAGGGGCTAAAAAGGCCCTGCAGGAACAGCTTGGTAACGTAGCCTTCCTGCGTACACAAATTGACCAGATCGCCAGCTATTTCGCACCTGGTGAGGTATCAGAGATATGGATCACCTTCCCTGACCCCCAATTGCGTACCGGCAAAGCCAAAAAGCGGCTTACCCACCCTAAATTCCTCCGGCTGTACCAACAAATACTGAAACCTGGCGGTTATATTAACCTGAAAACAGATAGCCCTAACCTGTACCGGTTTACCAAATGGGTGATTGACCTGCATGAGCTACCAGTAATGCAGGATAGTGACGATGTTTATGGCAGTGATAATGTTAGCGAAGTACTGAAGATCAAAACGCATTATGAAAGTCTGGACATTGCCCAAAGCAACCGGATCCATTACCTGCAATTCAGTTTGCCGGCCACACCGCTCCCTGATAAAAATGATGCTTTAAAAGAATTGCTGCGTGAAGAAGACTCTGACAGAAGGCGTTGA
- a CDS encoding Lrp/AsnC ligand binding domain-containing protein, with translation MGAKLNLDKLDLQIIHEMMDNAEISYADLGKKLFVSGGTIHVRIKKLQEAGVVKGTKLNVDLKQMGYDVIAFIGIYLEKSSLYDSVAKELQKIPEITRLNYTTGNYSMFAEIICRDINQLRFVLHDELQKIKGIERTETFISLEESFNRNVQVLA, from the coding sequence ATGGGAGCTAAATTGAATCTTGATAAACTCGACCTGCAGATCATCCATGAGATGATGGATAATGCCGAGATATCTTATGCAGACCTGGGTAAGAAGCTGTTTGTATCCGGGGGCACCATTCATGTGCGTATCAAAAAGCTACAGGAAGCCGGAGTAGTGAAAGGTACAAAATTAAACGTTGACCTCAAGCAGATGGGGTATGATGTCATTGCCTTTATTGGGATATACCTCGAAAAGAGCTCACTTTATGATTCCGTAGCCAAAGAACTGCAAAAAATACCTGAGATCACCCGCCTCAACTATACCACTGGCAATTATAGCATGTTTGCCGAGATCATCTGCCGTGATATTAATCAATTGCGTTTTGTATTACACGATGAACTACAGAAAATCAAAGGTATAGAACGTACGGAAACCTTTATTTCCCTGGAAGAAAGCTTTAACCGCAATGTACAGGTGCTGGCCTGA
- a CDS encoding ABC transporter permease, which yields MATAATRSTWRRLKRNKGALFGIVIIMLALLVALLAHVLAPDGTPNANRMIVEIGGQKPGFKQQFLLLPKDRVIEKVSFFTRLMNGREDQYQYIPISSYTTTRDSLIIQQFIDEGITERVAYPLQATRWEEGGAKGDYRIVKETFYLGTDKYGRDILSRLLVGVRVSLSVGLITVLISLSIGVLLGSLAGYFRGWVDDAIMWFINVIWSIPTLLLVFAITLMLGKGFWQVFIAIGLTMWVNVARIIRGQVLSVREMEYVEAARALGFSHPRIIVRHVLPNVMGPVMVVAASNFASAIVIEAGLSFLGVGVQPPQPSWGLMIKENYNFIITHNPMLALAPGFAIMLLVLAFNMLGNGLRDALQVKA from the coding sequence ATGGCCACTGCCGCAACACGTTCTACCTGGCGACGATTAAAACGCAATAAAGGCGCTTTATTTGGTATCGTGATCATTATGCTCGCCTTACTGGTAGCATTGCTGGCGCATGTACTGGCTCCTGACGGAACACCCAATGCCAACAGGATGATCGTGGAAATCGGCGGGCAGAAGCCTGGGTTTAAGCAACAGTTTTTGTTACTGCCCAAAGACCGTGTTATAGAAAAAGTGTCTTTTTTCACACGCCTGATGAATGGCCGTGAGGACCAATACCAATATATTCCTATTAGCAGTTATACAACTACCCGGGACAGCCTGATCATTCAGCAGTTTATTGATGAAGGTATTACTGAGCGGGTGGCCTATCCGTTGCAGGCAACACGTTGGGAAGAAGGAGGCGCTAAGGGCGATTACAGGATTGTCAAGGAAACCTTTTACCTCGGCACCGACAAATATGGCCGCGATATCCTCAGCAGGCTATTGGTGGGGGTGCGCGTAAGTCTGAGCGTGGGTCTGATCACCGTATTAATATCCCTGAGCATTGGTGTATTACTGGGTTCACTGGCTGGTTATTTCAGGGGATGGGTGGATGATGCCATTATGTGGTTCATCAATGTTATCTGGAGCATCCCTACTTTATTACTGGTGTTTGCCATTACCCTGATGCTGGGCAAAGGATTCTGGCAGGTATTCATCGCTATTGGCCTCACGATGTGGGTCAATGTAGCGCGTATCATACGCGGGCAGGTATTGAGCGTGCGGGAAATGGAATATGTAGAGGCAGCGCGTGCACTGGGCTTTTCGCATCCGCGTATTATTGTACGCCATGTGCTGCCCAATGTGATGGGACCGGTCATGGTGGTGGCAGCTTCTAATTTTGCATCAGCCATTGTAATAGAAGCAGGGTTAAGTTTTTTGGGAGTAGGCGTTCAACCTCCGCAGCCAAGCTGGGGCTTAATGATCAAAGAGAACTATAACTTCATTATAACCCATAACCCGATGCTGGCGCTGGCGCCGGGGTTTGCCATTATGTTACTGGTACTGGCCTTTAATATGCTGGGCAATGGATTAAGGGATGCCTTGCAGGTAAAGGCATAA
- a CDS encoding glycosyltransferase has protein sequence MPVFLFIFFLLMVAYAILINFYHRAWNQLPIFRLPGTQPRTLISVIIAARNEESNLPALLQSLNNQRYPKSLYEVIIVDDHSTDNSLSVLRNITSPELSLNVLNLSDYIDSRDPIRSYKKKAIEVGIRNAKGSLIVTTDADCQFGEQWLDSIAALYESTQAKFIAAPVKITGRSSLLDIFQSLDFITLQGITGAAVSKRFYSMCNGANLAYEKKAFEEVNGFDSIDNIPSGDDMLLMHKIYKKYPNQVFYLKAKEAIVSTAPAATWKAFFHQRIRWASKADSYDDKRIFWTLLLVYLINVCFLVAAIAACWQNIWLFFCLLLLLAKLLIEFPFVHAVTIFFDQTALMKYFPFLQPLHILYTIIAGWLGKFGKYEWKGRIIKK, from the coding sequence ATGCCAGTATTCCTTTTCATATTCTTTTTACTGATGGTGGCTTATGCCATCCTGATTAATTTTTATCACCGGGCCTGGAACCAATTGCCCATTTTCCGGTTGCCCGGTACCCAACCCCGCACATTGATCTCCGTGATCATTGCTGCCCGCAATGAAGAAAGCAACCTGCCTGCCCTGTTACAGTCGCTGAATAACCAGCGCTATCCCAAATCACTATATGAAGTAATTATTGTAGATGATCATTCTACTGACAATTCCCTGTCTGTATTGCGTAACATAACTTCCCCGGAGCTGTCATTAAACGTGCTGAACCTGTCGGATTATATTGACAGCAGGGACCCAATTCGTTCTTACAAGAAAAAAGCTATTGAGGTGGGCATCCGCAACGCAAAGGGTAGCCTGATCGTTACAACCGATGCGGACTGCCAATTCGGAGAACAGTGGCTGGATAGTATTGCTGCCTTGTATGAATCAACGCAAGCCAAATTCATCGCAGCGCCTGTAAAAATAACGGGCCGCTCTTCCCTGCTGGATATTTTTCAGTCATTGGATTTTATCACTTTACAAGGCATCACCGGGGCGGCAGTATCCAAACGTTTTTATTCCATGTGCAATGGCGCTAACCTCGCCTATGAGAAAAAGGCATTTGAGGAAGTCAACGGCTTCGACAGCATTGACAATATCCCTTCCGGCGATGATATGCTGCTGATGCATAAGATCTATAAAAAATATCCCAACCAGGTATTTTACCTCAAAGCCAAAGAAGCCATTGTATCTACTGCGCCGGCAGCCACCTGGAAAGCTTTTTTTCATCAACGGATCCGTTGGGCCAGTAAAGCCGATAGCTATGATGACAAGCGCATTTTCTGGACGCTGCTACTGGTGTACCTGATCAATGTTTGTTTCCTGGTGGCCGCCATAGCAGCCTGCTGGCAGAACATCTGGCTCTTCTTTTGCCTGCTGTTGTTACTGGCCAAACTGCTCATTGAGTTTCCCTTTGTGCATGCCGTCACTATTTTCTTCGATCAAACTGCGCTGATGAAGTATTTTCCTTTTTTGCAGCCCCTTCATATTCTATATACTATTATAGCAGGATGGCTGGGCAAATTCGGAAAGTATGAATGGAAAGGAAGGATCATTAAAAAGTAA
- a CDS encoding alpha/beta fold hydrolase, whose protein sequence is MQTAFITYQSSRITYSYGGSGEKLLLCLHGYGESEKSFHFLEKHLPPGYRLLAIDLPFHGDTQWNEGLHFSTDDLLAIINSICGQHGYNGRLSIAGFSMGGRAALALLEKIPAQTDKVILMAPDGLKVNFWYRLATRTMIGNRLFRFTMHHPQWFMGLLKAGNAIGLINQSIYKFTRYYIHDKQVREELYNRWTCMRAVSPELPIIKKAVTQYGIPIRLLYGRYDRIIRHERGEKFRHGIESFCTLRIIPTGHQVLQEKNAAVIIELLQS, encoded by the coding sequence ATGCAAACTGCTTTTATTACTTACCAGTCTTCCCGGATTACTTACAGCTATGGCGGCAGCGGAGAAAAGCTGCTGCTGTGCCTGCATGGCTATGGTGAATCGGAAAAGAGTTTTCACTTCCTGGAAAAACATTTACCGCCTGGCTACCGGCTGCTGGCCATTGACCTTCCCTTTCATGGCGATACACAATGGAATGAAGGGCTCCATTTTTCAACGGATGACCTGCTGGCTATTATTAACAGTATTTGCGGGCAACATGGATATAATGGCCGGCTATCTATTGCCGGATTTAGCATGGGTGGAAGAGCAGCACTGGCCCTGCTGGAAAAGATACCGGCACAAACCGACAAAGTGATCTTAATGGCGCCCGACGGATTAAAGGTTAACTTTTGGTACCGTTTGGCCACCCGTACTATGATCGGTAACCGCCTGTTCCGTTTTACCATGCATCACCCACAATGGTTTATGGGTTTATTAAAGGCCGGTAATGCAATAGGGCTTATCAACCAGAGCATTTACAAGTTCACCCGTTATTATATTCATGACAAACAGGTACGGGAGGAATTGTACAACCGGTGGACCTGCATGCGTGCTGTGAGCCCTGAACTACCCATTATTAAAAAAGCTGTTACACAATACGGCATTCCCATACGTTTGCTCTATGGCCGGTACGACCGCATTATCCGCCATGAGCGGGGAGAAAAATTCCGCCATGGTATTGAATCTTTCTGTACGTTGCGGATAATTCCAACCGGTCACCAGGTGTTACAGGAAAAAAATGCAGCGGTGATCATTGAATTATTACAATCTTAA
- a CDS encoding T9SS type A sorting domain-containing protein, translated as MKHLYLFLLCGCSCTMSFSQNMRMVAIGSSTAGGTGSFPLDSSWVGRFRHYYVTQQGIASVVHNLGVGGYTCYQGMPTSYSPPSGSPGPQPGYNVTMAVSLLAGMAIPENGVVIVNYPTNGYNTFTIAEIMTCLQTIYDSATRLGNKCYIATTQPRGDAAFNTSAVKRKLADIKDSIINRFGVSNTINFYDGMYNPADSTILPAYKSAVDDIHFNNTGHRILFERVQAKNVFGIALPIKLHQFTAALQDKKVMIKWTATHDDPDGAFTIQRSHNGQGFESLQQIPVQKQAGNHSYTFTDETPLPGTSYYRLAIRERERMYYSKMATVKNTLPVLTIKKLYPVPAGKTLQLEMMAARTQPVAIELINNTGIVLQRLKRTIPNGTGIVMIPVTHLIAGAYFIRISGQDGQSLIRPFSK; from the coding sequence ATGAAACATCTTTATCTTTTTTTGCTGTGCGGCTGTAGCTGTACCATGAGTTTCTCACAAAATATGCGAATGGTAGCGATCGGCTCTTCCACTGCCGGGGGCACGGGCAGTTTTCCATTGGACAGTTCCTGGGTAGGCCGCTTCAGGCATTATTATGTAACGCAGCAAGGTATAGCCAGTGTGGTACATAACCTCGGCGTGGGCGGATACACCTGCTATCAGGGAATGCCTACCAGCTATTCGCCACCCTCAGGCAGCCCGGGACCTCAACCCGGCTACAATGTCACCATGGCCGTAAGCCTGCTGGCCGGCATGGCCATACCAGAGAACGGCGTTGTGATTGTCAACTATCCTACCAATGGTTACAATACATTTACTATTGCAGAGATCATGACCTGCCTGCAAACCATCTATGACTCGGCCACCAGGCTTGGCAACAAATGCTATATTGCCACTACCCAACCACGTGGCGATGCGGCCTTTAATACTTCGGCCGTTAAACGGAAGCTGGCCGATATTAAAGACTCTATCATTAACCGTTTTGGAGTTAGCAATACCATCAATTTTTATGACGGCATGTACAACCCGGCAGACAGTACGATCCTACCCGCTTATAAGTCGGCTGTTGATGATATTCACTTTAACAATACCGGCCACCGTATCTTATTTGAAAGGGTACAAGCCAAAAATGTATTTGGCATTGCCCTGCCCATTAAGCTACATCAATTCACAGCAGCTTTACAGGATAAAAAGGTAATGATAAAATGGACGGCGACACATGATGACCCGGATGGAGCATTTACGATACAGCGCAGTCATAACGGGCAAGGCTTTGAATCGCTGCAACAAATACCCGTCCAAAAACAGGCAGGTAATCATTCCTATACGTTTACAGACGAGACGCCGCTGCCGGGCACCAGTTATTACCGGCTTGCTATCCGGGAGCGGGAGCGCATGTATTACTCAAAAATGGCCACTGTCAAAAACACATTACCGGTATTGACAATAAAGAAACTGTACCCTGTCCCCGCCGGTAAAACACTTCAACTGGAGATGATGGCAGCAAGGACGCAGCCGGTTGCTATTGAGCTCATCAACAATACAGGAATTGTGTTGCAACGGCTCAAACGCACTATACCCAATGGAACGGGCATTGTAATGATACCTGTTACTCACCTGATAGCAGGCGCTTATTTTATACGTATAAGCGGCCAGGATGGCCAATCCCTTATACGACCATTCAGCAAATAA
- a CDS encoding MarR family winged helix-turn-helix transcriptional regulator: MSNNQFRKGELYSFITGKASTAIARRLQKKFNTAGLNVTIEQWSVLYHLWKQDGISQQELCNATFRDKPSITRLVDNLEKLQLVKRVSSDADRRMNLIFLTKQAQKLQEQSMELAEETLNEALQGVPPERIEVCKEVLQIVYDNLK; encoded by the coding sequence ATGTCAAACAACCAATTCAGGAAAGGAGAACTCTATAGCTTTATTACAGGTAAGGCCTCCACAGCCATCGCGAGGCGGCTGCAGAAAAAGTTTAATACAGCCGGCCTGAATGTGACCATTGAGCAATGGAGTGTATTGTATCACCTGTGGAAACAGGATGGCATTAGTCAGCAGGAATTATGCAATGCTACTTTCCGCGACAAGCCCAGCATAACCCGGCTGGTAGATAACCTGGAAAAATTACAACTGGTAAAAAGGGTATCATCCGATGCAGACCGCCGTATGAACCTGATCTTCCTTACCAAGCAGGCGCAAAAGCTGCAGGAACAAAGCATGGAACTGGCAGAAGAAACATTGAATGAAGCCTTGCAGGGCGTGCCGCCGGAGCGGATTGAAGTGTGTAAGGAAGTGTTACAGATCGTGTATGACAATTTAAAATAG